The sequence below is a genomic window from Lolium perenne isolate Kyuss_39 chromosome 7, Kyuss_2.0, whole genome shotgun sequence.
AGCAATAATCCTAGatctacggactgttctgttacaAAAACGCGTACGGACTGACGTGGAGCAAACCTATTAGTTCGGTTTGGATTCAGTGCGTGAAAATCGGATCAGACTTTCCTGGCTACTGTGCACCGCGTCAGTCCGTACATAATTTCCGTAAGTGATTTCCGTACGTGTAGCATTACTGATCAAAGGAGTACGTTCACGTCCGCTCCACATGCGTGCGTCCAACTCGACACACTACAACGTGATCACACCACGCAAACGCACTTTCTTGGGGCCAAGCAGCGAGGCCTATTTGAAGCCCAGCTGAAGCCTCAGTCACGAAAACATTTCGACTCGGCGTCTTTTCTTCCCGATGGCGGCGGTCATGGAACCCTAGCCGCCAGGCCACCTACGCCGCTAGCCACCGCCAGCCGTCCGCAATCTCCCGGCCTCCTTCTACTCGTCCCACCCTTGGAAACCCCACGAACGTCTTCACCGGCGTCTTCCACCTCAACCTGCAATACCCACAAGGTGAGCCCCCCCTGTTCTTGACTCTCTTTTGTGCCATGACTGCGTCTCGTGTTTTTAGAACAGAATGAAACATCAAACTGGCTGTGTGCGCATGCTATTTTTCTCAAATTGGTTATGAATTTGGTTTATCAAGTTACTGGGCATGTCAACTTGATGCACTCATTTTTTTTCTGCTGTTAAAAACGTGACACCCAAGGAGAGTCGAGGTTGATTGCGTAGATGTTGATTTCTCCTGTCAAGTGGCTGGCCTGTGAGTTCTACGTTTATTGCAATACTTCTATATCAACCAAAAGCAGCACAGGATGTTCATCTTATAACACCGGCCAGGTCAAACTGTTGCACGGAACTTGTCTGGCCGGCGGCGGTGCGTTGGCTTGCGCGTGGGCCCGGTGTGCCCAGGCGGGGTCTTCTATGTAACCGGGTGGTTGGTGCAGAGATGTTGTGCCCGCTGTACCGGACACCCTCCGCCGCCATACCTTCCCTCGCTGGCCGCATGTGGGCCAGGCGGGCTTGGATATGGCGACCTTCTCTGCCTGTTCGTTGGTGTTTGTGTCTTGCTATTGCGCGACCGTGGACGTTGGGGCGGCGACCTCGGATGGAGAGGCTGCGTGTTTGTCTTTACGGCAGACAGCATTGCAGCGATGGTGTTCGCGTCTTCGTTTGGCTGCAGGGCAACGAGGGGAGGCAGCGAGGGATCATCGTGTTGTCGGCTTCACGGTGGCGGCTCCCTGGTCTAGATCGAGAGAGCTCGAGTTGTTGGCGGTGGCCCTCTTGTCGGGTTCTTTCGGCAACCCTTGGGTGGCATCGCAAGGTTCTGAGCGAAAGCTCCGCATTATGGCACCAGTTGCGGCGATGCTTACGAGTGTCGCTCTTGTGGGCATCGTTGTGGGTTCCCTTTTCGTGTTAGGGCTCTGGGTGAAAACGCTAGTTCCATATTTGGACTCAGCAGCAACGGTGTTGTACTGCATCTTTATCCTCTTGTAGGCATTCTCGTGGAGCTTCGAGTTCGCCTTGTACCTAACGTGAAGATTCTTCGGCTCTGGCTTCGGATGACCTTATTGGTCTCCTATATCTTACACGTAACCTCGTTGGCATATTTTGGTCGTAGCTATTCGTGGGCAGGATCGACGCTTCGTGGTCCGGATTGAGAGGGTAGGTGGCCCTCTCCAACAATTGCTTGTTGTGTTTGGTGCAAGTGTAGCCCGATGATTTATCAGGAGCCGCGATTTCATTCATGCTCGATAGTCTAAGTTGAGTCTAAGTTGCCTAGTGTGGCTCTCCGATTTCATGCTCGACTTTGAGTTGGGGGCGTCCGCTTCCCTCTCATTTGTCGTTTCTTTTGATTTGCTTTGTAAGAGGATTTCCTCACCATTTTGTATCATTTCAATTGTTTCTAGCATTTTTTTATAAAGTGGAGCGAAAGCCTGTTTCGAGAAGGAATGAGTGGTTCATATGTAAATCAATCAATTGGGTTTGTAATGACTAGTTTCATATGTACAAACAAAGAACCTTCCATGTGCCTGCGTGCTATCATAGACAAAACAAGTGCAAGTAGATATAATTAAAGAAATGTATGTGTATATACATTCAACTCTTACATCACATCTTGTCGTTTGACTTGGGAAGTTACATAATCTAGTGATTTTATTACTCACTCAACTACCATATGAAGGAAATGAATAGAATTCTGTTTTATCTGTTATCTATGAGTATATTAGAGAAAACTACTTCTTCTGTTTATAAATAAATATAAGACGCTTTAGACATTTTAAAATAAGCTAGGTATGCATCGTACTGAGTGAATCTATACATTAAAAGTAGACTAGATATATACCAAAATAGATGAATCTACTAAAAGCTAAATTATCTTATATTATTAGCGAACGGTGGGGGTATTTTCATTCAAACAAGGGAAACTTAAGTGTCTTGGCTTTTGGGCTGAAATAACCTTAGACgccaagaaaataaaaacaatCTTACTGTGCTAATGATTGGTAAGAGGGTGGACGGGGGGGAGTTTGACATATGGCAAGTAGCCTGTTGGTAACATCTTATCCTAAGTGAATGTTTCACATTCTTATTGTTACTAGTTGAATGTATGTGTGTTGCCACggattttaattttttttccacACCGCGCTTGTGTAAATATAATGACCATAAAGGAAGTAATAGACCATATTAATCATCATTTCAAATTTTAACACCACTTTTACTGAGGGTAAGACAAGGAGatatcccatggtgtatgctctttgcggatgatgtggtcCTAATCAATGATAGTCGAACGGGGGTCAATAGGAAGTTAGAACTTTGGAGACAAACCATGGGATCAAAAGGTTTTAGacttagtagaactaaaactgagTACATGATGTGCGGTTTTAGTactactaggcacgaggaggaggaggttagcCTGGATGGGCAGGTGGTGCCTCAGAAGGACACCTTTTGATACTTGGGGTCAATCCTGCACAAGGATGGAGATATTGATGAAGATGTGAACCACCGGATCAAAGCCGGATGGATtaagtggcgccaagcttctggcattctttgtgataagagagtgccacaaaagctaaaaggcaaATTCTATAGGACGGCGGTTCGACCCGCAATGTTGTATGGTGCTGAGTGTTGGCCGACTAAAAGGCGGCATGTTCAACAGTTAGGTGTGGcggagatgcgcatgttgagatggatgtGTGGCCACACGAGGAAGGACGGAGTTTGGAATGATGATATACGAGATAGAGTTTGGGTAGCACCGATTGCAGAGAAGCTTGTCCAACATCGTCTAAGATGGTTTGGGCATATTCAGCGCAGGCCTCCAGAAGCTCCAGTGCATAGTGGACGACTAAAGCGTGTTGATAATGTCAAGAGTGGATGGGGTAGACCATACTTGATATGGGATGATTCCGTAAAGAGAGATCTGAAGGACTAGAGTATCACCAAAGAACTAGCCATGGAAAGAGCCGCGTGGAAGCTTGCTATTCATGTGCCAAAACCATGAGTTGGttacgagatcttatgggtttcacctctagcctaccccaacttgtttaggAATAAAGACTTTGTTGTTGTAATTTGTGCTGCTGAAACTGACAAGTCATCTTCTTGATATGTTTCACAACATACTTCTATTTCATATTGTTGTTGGGATTTGATGTCGGTTCGTACATGGAGTAACAATTCATATAGGTAACACGACACCAAGAGAGTTGGTTCAAACCTTTCCGATTTAACATCTACACTCGGTATTACGCTTTTTCCAAACACAAAAAGACTTTccacctccctctctctctcatggACACACACATAAAACATAGAGTCCGATAGGCATGACAAGgatgccaccccccccccccccctcctccaGTAGTGTTAACTTGTCGCTCATTCCCATAGCCCATGACTTCAGAGAGATTGCTGCTTCAAAGTTGTGAGAAATCTAGCAAGTTCCACGATAATTTCACAAGGTTCATAAGTCCCAAAGGAGCCTTGATTTCCACCATTAAGGACAGGTGGATAAACAGAAAAAAATGATAATGATGCTATATTAGTTCATCAAAACGCATGCGTAATCTTATACATTTGTTGATAATGATGCTATATTAGTTCAGCAACATGACCGAGAAAAAACAACAGAAGAACCTGTGGACATGTATTATCAAGAATGGTTGTAGCTTCAAGTAAAAATGACCCTATAATAAGAGAAGCGCATTTGTCGGGCAAAAAAATGTACCAGTTCGATCGAGGTGACACCCACTGTAGTTCTAAAATTTGCAATGAACCAGTAGAGCTAGATAAAATACGAAAAGGTAATTAACATGACTGAGATAGAAATTCAAACCTTCAAAAATATTACAGAAAAAACTGCAATCACATAAAATTGATTTCCCCTTTCAGATTTTCTTGATTGCAAAAGGTTGTGCTTCTTACACACTTATTAGAAGTTTTTGACAAAATAAGAACCAACAAAGTTATAAAATCGTTTGCACAGTTTGTAGTCTGTTGTACGATATAAATATAGTGGTTGCGTAGATTGCAGTTATAAGATGGAAATGGTAAACTTAGTCTCAggaagcagcagcagctagctcTAATGGCTCCCTAGctttcctccattgttgcatCAGAGATGATGTTCTTAGATCCAGTTTTCGTGATATCCCTGCTGGTGTTCATCCTCTACATTGTCACCTCCTTCGTCGTCTTTTGCATCAGATTTAGCCCAAAAGTTGGAACACGTCAGTGCTTGTTGATTCTTAGCTTACTTAGAAATTAGAACTGCACTCAATTATTTATGATGTTGACAACTACACAAGAGTGTCTAGCTCACTACTGCTCTCTTCAACTCAAAGCAAAGCGGGAGCATTCAACACTCGACAGAGATCACAAGCATTAGAACACATCCGATCTATCTCACTTTGAACCTCCTCTCCTCGTAGAATATCTCTCACTCTGCAGGCAAGAAGCGCCCCTGACGTAGACCTTGTATGCAGGCAAAGGGCACTGGCAGAGCTCCCGCGGTAGCAACGGTAGAAAAATACATTGCATGGATTGAAGAAAACATATAGATTTTTAATCAATTACTACAATACAATACATCAAAAGAAGACAAAGGAGACGTTTTACACCATGATCATGTGGAAAAAACAGGTAGGAACCAAAGACACGACCAACCTCCTAAAGGGCACAAGGCTCATGAACTCGTCACACCATGACCATCTCCTTGGCATCCATGTCTGCAGCCATAGCCTCATCTTGACTAACATGGTTATACATAAAGCAAGAAGAGAAACTGATAGAAAGACGGTAAGAATGGAATTATCCAATCCTAGACACAGAACTAAGATATGATCAGACTAATGTGTTGTAGTAAATAGGTGACATATGTGGCATCCACATTAGCTTCTCCTCTCTTTGCTTTCATGAaccaaaatttataaaaaataaTAATACAGCTGTCTAAGGAATCACAGTATAACATAAACATCTTAAAATTGTTTGAAAGTTACTGTTATCTTACCATCATTGGCATATATATACCCACCacattattttattttattcatTACAATATTCTTCATAAGTATTCTAATTCGTTACTTTTTACTAGTTATTCAGTGCTCGCCACGGAACTAAATTAGGTATTGGAGATACCAGCATTTATGGAGAGATAAAGCACGTGTGGATCTGAATATGGTTGGCAAGGCTCGGCGCCGCTCTGCTCAAGGCCGTGCTTCAACTCGACTCAAGTATGAAAAGCAGCAAGCATGGCAAACTTTCTCTCCTTTCTTTACCTATTGCCTAACCTCTCATCCACTTCTCTTTGTACAGATCCTCCTTTGAGACGGCAGCGGAGAGACTCCCCGATGACCTCCTTGTTGATATCCTCTCGCGTGTGCCCGTCAAATCACTCTGCCGCTTTAAGTGTGTCTCCAAGCACTGGCTCGGACTCATCGACCACCCCGAGCACCGCAGAAAGCTACCCCAAACCCTGGTCGggttcttctgcaacaacgacgaGTCAGTTATCCAGTTTACCAGTGTAACGGAGAGCAGCTACCCTCTGATTGACACATCTTTCGCATTTCTGCCCAACTGCGGGCAGCTGGAACTTTTGGACTGCTGCGACGGCCTCCTCCTATGCGGCTGCTACACCCAGGGTAATGAGTTCCGTTACGTCGTGTTCAATCCCGCCACAGAGATGTGGGTCATGTTGCCTGACTCCGGCTACAACGGCGAGGTGGGCACAACACGGTTGGGCTTTGATCGCGCTGTGTCTTCCCATTTCCATGTGTTTGTGCTGCTGGAGGGTAACCACGATAGTGACCGTTATATCACCGGAGCGTATCTGTATTCATCGACAACCGGAAGATGGATTTATAAGGAGAAAGGATGGGACCGATATATTGGTCTCCATACTGGTGGCTCAGGAGCTGTCTTTCTCAATGGCTATCTGCATCTTTACTGCTATGACCATGACGTGTTGTGCCCATGTGTAGCTATGGTGCACAAGGAGGGGGAAACTTGGATGTTCTTTGATTCCCCTTCCTTCGTGCAAGATGCTATTCTTCAGCAGTCACAGGGACACTTGCATTTTGCTGGTTTTAAAAGTGACTATGGTGAGGATGATGATTATGATGATTTAAGTGTTACCCGAATAGTAGTTTATGCTCTCAAGGACTATGACAAAGACGAGTGGATACTGAAGCATAGCATTGAAGCTTTACACATTGGAGAGATAGATGATTTGATCCTGATCCATCCCTACCGTAACACTATCTTTTTCTCTATGGGTCCAGTCATGTGCTACAACATGAATCGCCAACAAGCCAAAGTGGTCTGCAATGATGGAGAATGCGAGCCGCCATATCTACCATA
It includes:
- the LOC127311257 gene encoding F-box protein At5g07610; this encodes MVGKARRRSAQGRASTRLKSSFETAAERLPDDLLVDILSRVPVKSLCRFKCVSKHWLGLIDHPEHRRKLPQTLVGFFCNNDESVIQFTSVTESSYPLIDTSFAFLPNCGQLELLDCCDGLLLCGCYTQGNEFRYVVFNPATEMWVMLPDSGYNGEVGTTRLGFDRAVSSHFHVFVLLEGNHDSDRYITGAYLYSSTTGRWIYKEKGWDRYIGLHTGGSGAVFLNGYLHLYCYDHDVLCPCVAMVHKEGETWMFFDSPSFVQDAILQQSQGHLHFAGFKSDYGEDDDYDDLSVTRIVVYALKDYDKDEWILKHSIEALHIGEIDDLILIHPYRNTIFFSMGPVMCYNMNRQQAKVVCNDGECEPPYLPYVPLYAKLESLHM